A genome region from Macrobrachium rosenbergii isolate ZJJX-2024 chromosome 42, ASM4041242v1, whole genome shotgun sequence includes the following:
- the LOC136828411 gene encoding uncharacterized protein isoform X1, producing the protein MTVRGPLQLTLALFKPDITRVPYVVKAIQQKIIEEEFFVVRHKEVRLLRDQTEKFYAEHCGKFFYNRLVTFMASFRHTNRVCQVSSCKESLFDDDPHSTCVKHAPCTNKGRFSPCGQCLPLLRCWKSTKNHESFTVLATRLILMKDLRPEGSVYPLWKNPSSRLQWEFPDVPLDWTLLDIHDSSFIDGLLNDVEYIDLT; encoded by the exons ATGACTGTTAGAGGTCCCCTGCAACTTACCCTGGCTCTTTTTAAACCAGACATTACCAGAGTCCCGTATGTAGTCAAG gccatacaacaaaaaataattgaagaagaGTTCTTTGTAGTAAGGCACAAGGAAGTTAGATTACTTAGAGATCAGACAGAGAAGTTTTATGCTGAACACTGTGGGAAGTTTTTCTATAACAGGCTTGTTACTTTCATGGCAAG TTTCAGACATACCAACAGAGTCTGTCAAGTGTCTTCTTGTAAAGAATCCCTCTTTGATGATGATCCACATTCTACCTGTGTGAAACATGCCCCATGTACTAATAAAGGGCGCTTTAGCCCATGTGGTCAGTGCCTGCCTCTTCTAAGGTGTTGGAAGTCAACCAAAAATCATGAG TCTTTTACAGTATTAGCAACTCGTTTGATTCTGATGAAGGACCTACGACCTGAGGGTTCAGTGTACCCTTTATGGAAAAATCCTTCAAGTAGGCTTCAGTGGGAATTCCCTGATGTACCACTTGACTGGACTCTGTTGGATATCCATGATTCTTCCTTTATTGATGGATTATTGAATGATGTGGAGTATATTGACCTCACTTGA